In a single window of the Lynx canadensis isolate LIC74 chromosome E2, mLynCan4.pri.v2, whole genome shotgun sequence genome:
- the PLEKHF1 gene encoding pleckstrin homology domain-containing family F member 1: protein MVDYLANTEINSQRIAAVESCFGASGQPLALPGRVLLGEGVLTKECRKKAKPRIFFLFNDILVYGSIVLNKRKYRSQHIIPLEEVTLEPLPETLQAKNRWMIKTAKKSFVVSAASTTERQEWISHIEECVRRQLLATGRQPSTEHAAPWIPDKATDICMRCTQTRFSALTRRHHCRKCGFVVCAECSRERFLLPRLSPKPLRVCSLCYRELAAQKRKEEEEEEEEEQSVGSPRQPAYLAGAICGASSGDDDDSDEDKEGSGDGDWPSHVEFYASGVSWSSFHS from the coding sequence ATGGTGGATTACCTGGCCAACACGGAGATCAACAGCCAGCGCATCGCCGCGGTCGAGAGCTGCTTCGGGGCATCCGGGCAGCCCCTGGCCCTGCCAGGCCGGGTGCTGCTGGGCGAGGGCGTGCTGACCAAGGAGTGCCGCAAGAAGGCCAAACCGcgcatcttcttcctcttcaatgACATCCTGGTGTACGGCAGCATCGTCCTCAACAAGCGCAAGTACCGCAGCCAGCACATCATTCCGCTGGAGGAGGTGACGCTGGAGCCGCTGCCCGAGACCCTGCAGGCCAAGAACCGCTGGATGATCAAGACGGCCAAGAAGTCCTTCGTGGTGTCGGCCGCCTCCACCACGGAGCGCCAGGAGTGGATCAGCCACATCGAGGAGTGCGTGCGGCGGCAGCTGCTGGCCACGGGCCGCCAGCCCAGCACGGAGCACGCGGCGCCCTGGATCCCCGACAAGGCCACGGACATCTGCATGCGCTGCACGCAGACGCGCTTCTCGGCCCTCACGCGGCGCCACCACTGCCGCAAGTGCGGCTTCGTGGTCTGTGCCGAGTGCTCCCGAGAGCGCTTCCTCCTGCCGCGCCTGTCGCCCAAGCCCCTGCGCGTCTGCAGCCTCTGCTACCGCGAGCTGGCCGCCCAGAAgcggaaggaggaggaggaggaggaggaggaggagcagagcgTGGGGTCCCCCCGGCAGCCGGCCTACCTGGCCGGGGCCATCTGCGGAGCATCCAGCGGGGACGATGATGACTCTGACGAGGACAAAGAGGGCAGTGGGGACGGCGACTGGCCCAGCCACGTGGAGTTCTACGCCTCCGGGGTCTCCTGGTCGTCCTTCCACAGCTGA